The following proteins come from a genomic window of Dreissena polymorpha isolate Duluth1 chromosome 1, UMN_Dpol_1.0, whole genome shotgun sequence:
- the LOC127841789 gene encoding zinc finger protein 862-like codes for MALQDLQRCQDNDSPYSNGHKVPSKTTNHTRHASSGQHINALKSSTLSAQKPMQTLLAKKLNKDDVYATNLLKTAYHIAKRERPKEEMKHMLSYATNIGLSVSKESSPSYTHHQSVTEFQNALSSVTELQNALSSVILEDKISQIKKSTVFSLTLDESTDRGNLKRMIMYAQFCTEAGLEYALLSNKQIEEGSACARNIVEMVVSELKSKALDIRNMVGIGTDGASVMTGRKGGVVTLLKEESLALVGVLCAAHRVSLATSQAAKLVPEMEKNSRTITSVFRYFDNSALRSNRLRAVQKLLNMPQLKFSEVHSMRWLSLEHAVSVMYRTYPALVMTLEREAHFDAGAKGILMEVNQYKFIALTHLMMDILPFVTRLSKNFQNETVNFSQVIPVVNCVIDSVEDLLEVQGVFMDKLDKFVCEDGEKVLYKRPLGESDCSAVVAAITENYAFSGFEEETESDNEDEEKDLVGFSPELRFFTQQKQTVTDKIAPEYIRKLAENLRDRFQCNDLLKCMDVLCPSQISVATDLPKYGIEQVETLSQHFSEFLLNRDSVKSEFAMYKRFVKGNHPSATVVEILCTLLKSPEHLGMPNMVVLLKCCVVIPMTSVKCERGFSTQNRIKSKFRTSLKCGALDDLMRIVEDGPEPEKMDYERALTLWKEAKLRQLYKS; via the exons ATGGCACTGCAAGATCTGCAG aGGTGCCAAGATAATGACAGCCCATATTCAAATGGTCACAAGGTTCCGAGTAAAACCACAAACCACACTAGACATGCTTCATCTGGGCAACATATCAACGCCCTGAAATCCTCGACACTTTCGGCGCAAAAACCTATGCAAACATTGCTTGCCAAAAAGTTGAACAAAGACGACGTGTATGCTACCAATCTTCTGAAGACTGCGTACCACATTGCGAAAAGAGAACGACCCAAAGAAGAAATGAAACATATGCTATCGTATGCTACAAACATTGGATTGAGTGTATCAAAAGAGTCTTCGCCCTCCTACACTCACCACCAGAGCGTCACAGAATTTCAAAATGCCCTGTCCAGCGTCACAGAACTTCAAAATGCCCTGTCCAGTGTCATTCTTGAGGACAAGATCAGTCAGATTAAGAAGTCAACAGTGTTTTCCTTAACGCTTGATGAAAGCACAGATAGGGGTAACTTGAAAAGAATGATAATGTATGCACAGTTTTGTACAGAGGCAGGATTGGAATATGCTCTTCTGTCAAATAAACAGATAGAGGAAGGGTCAGCCTGTGCCAGGAACATTGTTGAGATGGTTGTTAGTGAGTTAAAATCAAAAGCCTTGGACATTCGTAACATGGTTGGAATTGGGACTGATGGTGCCAGTGTTATGACAGGACGGAAAGGGGGTGTTGTTACGTTGTTGAAGGAAGAGAGCCTAGCTTTGGTAGGAGTACTTTGTGCTGCCCATCGCGTGTCTCTTGCTACTTCTCAGGCAGCAAAACTTGTTCCTGAGATGGAGAAGAACTCTAGGACAATTACTAGTGTTTTCAGATACTTTGATAACTCTGCACTCAGGTCTAACagattacgtgctgtgcaaaagCTTCTGAACATGCCTCAGTTGAAATTCTCTGAGGTCCACTCCATGCGCTGGTTAAGCTTGGAACATGCTGTGAGTGTTATGTATCGCACATATCCAGCATTAGTGATGACACTGGAAAGGGAGGCACACTTTGACGCAGGTGCTAAGGGGATTCTCATGGAAGTGAACCAGTATAAGTTCATTGCGCTAACCCATCTTATGATGGACATTCTCCCCTTTGTCACCAGACTTTCCAAAAACTTCCAGAATGAAACTGTCAACTTCAGCCAAGTGATTCCAGTTGTGAACTGTGTTATTGATAGTGTGGAAGATCTGCTCGAGGTTCAAGGGGTCTTCATGGACAAACTAGACAAGTTCGTCTGTGAGGATGGTGAAAAGGTGTTGTATAAGAGACCGTTGGGTGAGTCGGACTGTTCGGCAGTAGTGGCGGCAATCACTGAGAATTATGCCTTCAGTGGTTTTGAAGAGGAGACGGAGTCTGACAACGAGGATGAGGAGAAAGATCTTGTTGGTTTCTCACCAGAGCTACGCTTCTTCACACAGCAAAAACAGACTGTGACTGATAAAATCGCGCCCGAGTACATTAGAAAACTGGCAGAAAATCTCAGAGATCGCTTTCAGTGTAATGATCTACTCAAGTGTATGGATGTTCTCTGTCCAAGCCAAATTTCTGTGGCTACTGATCTGCCAAAGTATGGAATTGAACAAGTAGAAACTCTAAGTCAGCACTTCAGTGAATTTCTCTTGAATCGCGATAGTGTAAAAAGTGAGTTTGCGATGTATAAGCGCTTTGTTAAGGGGAATCACCCATCAGCTACCGTTGTGGAAATATTGTGTACACTCTTGAAATCTCCAGAACACTTGGGTATGCCAAATATGGTGGTACTACTCAAATGCTGTGTGGTCATTCCAATGACCAGTGTGAAATGTGAACGTGGGTTTAGTACCCAAAATCGAATCAAATCCAAGTTCAGGACTTCCCTTAAATGTGGAGCACTTGATGATTTGATGAGAATTGTCGAGGATGGTCCGGAACCAGAGAAAATGGACTATGAACGAGCTCTCACTCTCTGGAAAGAAGCTAAGCTCAGACAACTGTACAAAAGTTAA